Proteins encoded within one genomic window of Bacteroides sedimenti:
- a CDS encoding metal ABC transporter solute-binding protein, Zn/Mn family gives MKKGFIILSLLLGICLIGCTNKAKQDKMIITVTIEPHRFFVEQIAGDKFSVVSMVPKGSSPESYDPTPAQLVSLGNSKAYFRIGYIGFEQTWFDRLKENAPNMIVFDSSTGVKLISDTHHHNHDAGHQHNSSGIDPHIWNSTVNAQIIVDNTCKALCSLDKNNKDYYLMRCADFKRKINTLDDTLKIILKDADKAFMIYHPALAYFARDYGLHQICIEEGGKEPSPAHLKELIQTCKKEGVRVIFVQQEFDMSNAELVAKETGSRIVRINPLSYDWEGEMIRIAQALRK, from the coding sequence ATGAAAAAAGGATTCATTATACTCTCTTTATTGTTAGGTATATGCTTGATTGGTTGTACTAATAAAGCTAAACAGGATAAAATGATAATTACGGTGACAATAGAACCACATCGCTTCTTTGTTGAGCAGATTGCTGGCGATAAGTTTTCTGTAGTAAGCATGGTTCCTAAAGGAAGCAGCCCAGAAAGTTATGATCCTACACCAGCTCAATTAGTTTCTTTGGGAAATAGCAAAGCCTACTTCCGGATTGGTTATATTGGATTTGAGCAAACCTGGTTCGATCGCCTGAAAGAGAATGCTCCTAATATGATTGTTTTTGACTCATCAACTGGAGTTAAACTAATTTCTGATACACATCACCATAATCATGATGCCGGTCATCAGCATAACTCTAGTGGTATTGACCCTCATATCTGGAATTCAACCGTCAATGCACAGATAATTGTAGATAATACATGTAAGGCATTATGTTCTCTTGATAAAAATAATAAAGATTACTATCTAATGAGATGTGCTGATTTTAAACGTAAAATAAATACATTAGACGATACTCTCAAAATTATTCTGAAAGATGCGGATAAGGCTTTCATGATTTATCATCCTGCACTTGCCTATTTTGCACGTGACTATGGCCTGCATCAGATATGCATTGAAGAGGGAGGAAAGGAACCTTCTCCAGCTCATTTGAAGGAGCTGATCCAAACCTGTAAAAAGGAGGGGGTCAGAGTAATTTTTGTACAACAAGAGTTTGATATGAGTAATGCGGAACTTGTTGCAAAAGAAACCGGAAGTAGAATTGTACGCATCAATCCATTATCATATGATTGGGAAGGTGAAATGATTCGCATAGCTCAAGCCTTAAGAAAATGA
- the mnmD gene encoding tRNA (5-methylaminomethyl-2-thiouridine)(34)-methyltransferase MnmD, whose product MEPKKQSLSSRIEITADGSHTLFVPSMDEHYHSVNGALTEAEHIYINYGLKKSKASPVHVLEIGFGTGLNAFLTLIEAGRINKKVTYTSLELYPLSIETISQLNYPETICPEHKSLYYNLHQASWNIPCEITPNFTLLKLNVDFTRLPNSEEIKQWQPGIFNNEKIGYDVVYFDAFAPEKQPDMWNQQLFNILYANMNTGGILMTYCAKGVVRRMLQTSGFTVERLPGPPGKREILRATK is encoded by the coding sequence ATGGAACCAAAGAAACAATCGCTCTCATCCAGGATTGAGATTACTGCCGACGGAAGCCACACCCTTTTTGTTCCCTCAATGGATGAGCATTACCACTCAGTTAACGGAGCACTTACAGAAGCTGAACATATCTATATAAATTATGGATTGAAGAAGAGCAAAGCATCACCCGTTCATGTTCTGGAGATTGGTTTTGGTACTGGATTAAATGCATTTCTTACTTTAATTGAAGCCGGAAGAATTAATAAAAAAGTAACTTATACAAGCCTGGAACTTTATCCACTATCTATCGAAACAATCTCGCAATTGAATTATCCAGAGACCATTTGTCCTGAACATAAAAGTCTTTACTATAATCTGCATCAAGCTTCATGGAATATTCCTTGTGAAATTACACCCAATTTTACCTTACTAAAACTAAATGTGGATTTTACTCGTCTTCCAAATTCTGAAGAGATAAAACAATGGCAACCAGGGATTTTCAATAATGAGAAAATCGGTTACGATGTGGTTTACTTTGATGCTTTTGCACCCGAAAAACAACCTGATATGTGGAATCAGCAACTGTTCAATATACTTTATGCTAATATGAACACCGGCGGAATCCTGATGACCTATTGCGCCAAAGGAGTGGTTAGAAGAATGCTCCAAACTTCAGGGTTTACCGTGGAAAGATTACCTGGCCCTCCCGGAAAAAGAGAAATATTAAGAGCTACTAAATAA
- the queG gene encoding tRNA epoxyqueuosine(34) reductase QueG has product MDRIELSKKIKAEACRLGFFACGIARAGFVGENKRHLEEWLANENHAGMSYMTNHLDKRCEPCLLVEGTKSIISLALNYYPSQKLREDQLQFAYYAYGQDYHEVMKDRLKKLFDFINGQLPVYGRVFCDTAPVLERYWAQQAGLGWIGKNTQLIIPHAGSYFFLGEIFLDVELEYDTPMENRCGNCQRCLDSCPINALETPYELNANRCISYLTIENKGEISAQFASKIGDHLYGCDDCQRCCPWNRFATPNLIPDFQPSKAFLLMERSDWAGLTVEQYRTLFKGSAVKRAKYDGLMRNFKAIQPE; this is encoded by the coding sequence ATGGATAGAATAGAACTTTCCAAAAAAATTAAAGCCGAAGCCTGCCGCCTCGGCTTTTTTGCTTGTGGTATAGCACGCGCTGGATTTGTTGGTGAGAATAAGAGACACCTTGAAGAGTGGCTGGCAAACGAGAATCATGCCGGGATGTCTTATATGACCAATCACTTGGATAAACGATGCGAACCTTGTTTATTGGTTGAAGGAACAAAAAGCATTATCTCGCTGGCACTTAATTACTATCCTTCTCAAAAATTGCGAGAAGATCAGCTCCAGTTTGCTTATTATGCCTATGGCCAGGATTATCATGAAGTGATGAAAGATCGCCTTAAAAAACTCTTCGATTTTATCAATGGGCAGTTGCCCGTATACGGAAGAGTTTTTTGTGATACTGCTCCGGTCCTAGAACGCTATTGGGCACAACAGGCCGGTTTGGGATGGATAGGTAAAAATACTCAGTTGATTATTCCTCATGCTGGTTCCTATTTCTTTTTAGGGGAGATTTTTCTGGATGTTGAACTGGAATATGACACTCCAATGGAAAATCGATGCGGAAACTGCCAACGTTGCCTTGATAGCTGCCCTATAAATGCATTAGAGACTCCATATGAACTAAATGCAAACCGATGCATTTCTTACCTTACCATTGAGAATAAAGGCGAAATTTCGGCTCAATTTGCTTCCAAGATAGGGGATCATCTTTATGGTTGTGACGACTGCCAGCGATGTTGTCCTTGGAACCGCTTTGCCACTCCCAATCTAATCCCTGATTTTCAGCCTTCAAAGGCATTTCTTTTAATGGAGAGATCAGATTGGGCAGGCTTAACAGTTGAGCAATATCGTACTCTATTCAAAGGCTCTGCGGTTAAGCGAGCGAAGTACGATGGTTTAATGCGAAATTTTAAAGCAATACAACCAGAATAG
- a CDS encoding polysaccharide deacetylase family protein, whose protein sequence is MFIEQPPRLVRTLYPGAIWRMDPKEKAVYLTFDDGPIPEITPWVLDLLDKYGVKATFFLVGDNVRKHPEEFKMILDRGHRVGNHTFNHIRGFEYLTKNYLANTEKANELIHSNLFRPPHGHMRAHQYYTLRKRYKIVMWDLVTRDYSNKLNGRQVLNKVKRYVRNGSIITFHDSLKSEQNMKYALPRAIEWLQEQGYQFKLL, encoded by the coding sequence ATGTTTATTGAACAACCTCCAAGGCTGGTAAGAACTCTCTATCCCGGGGCAATCTGGAGAATGGATCCGAAAGAGAAAGCAGTTTATCTGACTTTCGACGACGGACCCATTCCCGAGATTACTCCCTGGGTATTAGATTTGCTGGATAAATACGGTGTTAAAGCCACTTTTTTTCTGGTGGGTGATAATGTGAGAAAACACCCGGAAGAGTTTAAAATGATTCTAGATCGTGGACATCGGGTAGGGAATCATACTTTTAACCACATCAGAGGGTTTGAATACCTAACGAAGAATTATCTGGCAAATACAGAAAAGGCAAATGAACTGATTCATTCAAATCTGTTTCGTCCGCCTCATGGGCATATGAGAGCTCATCAGTATTATACGTTACGGAAAAGATATAAAATTGTAATGTGGGATCTTGTAACACGAGATTATAGTAATAAATTGAATGGGCGCCAGGTTTTAAACAAAGTTAAGCGGTATGTTCGCAATGGGTCCATCATTACATTTCATGATTCCCTGAAGTCCGAGCAAAACATGAAATATGCTTTGCCTCGTGCCATTGAATGGCTGCAGGAACAGGGGTATCAGTTTAAATTATTATAA
- a CDS encoding protein O-mannosyl-transferase family, whose product MKQYKLVNNLMGWLSFVIAAVVYCLTIEPTASFWDCGEFITSSYKLEVGHPPGAPFFMLTANFFTQFVKDPAMVARMVNTMSALMSAACIMFLFWTITHLTRKLILKEDEKPRLSQLITIMGSGLVGALVYTFSDTFWFSAVEGEVYAYSSLFTAVVFWLILKWEEVADEPHSDRWLVLIAYLTGLSIGVHLLNLLCIPAIVLVYYYKKNPNANAKGSLLALLGSMVLVGLVLYGIVPGFVKVGGWFELLFVNNFGLPFNSGVIFYIIVLASAIFWGVYESYVEKNPTRMKLSFLATVALLGIPFYGYGSSSILIGVIVLGALSFYLFSKAIKQKYQISARTLNTSLLCIMMIMVGYSSYALIVIRSTANTPMDQNSPEDIFTLGSYLGREQYGTRPLFYGQAYSSKVKLETKDGYCSPVIEEGAPVYSRKDKNSPNEKDQYIITGRQQDYVYAQKMLFPRMYSSAHESMYKNWEKIEGYDVPYDQCGEMVMVNMPTQWENIKFFFSYQMNFMYWRYFMWNFAGRQNDIQGSGEIEHGNWITGIKFIDNALVGDQSKLPDELANNKGHNIYYCLPLLLGIIGILFQAYRGQKGIQGFWVVFFLFFMTGIAIVIYLNQTPSQPRERDYAYAGSFYAFAIWIGMGVAGLIKMLSKKLGELPSAIIASVACLLVPIQMAGQTWDDHDRSGRYACRDIGQNYLMSCQEKNNPIIFTNGDNDTFPLWYNQETEGFRTDVRVCNLSYLQTDWYIDQMKRPAYNSPSVPITWTRPEYVSGANEYIQIRPEVKETILSLYKSNPVEAKKNFGENPFELKNILKYWVRSDKEDLKIIPTDSIVIKLDKEAIKRSGMMIPDSLNGEIPDYMTLSLKGKRGISKSELMMLEMIDKCNWSRPVYMAISVGSENHLCFANNFCQEGLVYRITPFNTTKLGARIDSEKMYDNIMHKFKWGGMDNPKVYLDENHMRMCYSHRRLFAQTATQLLKEGKKDKALKMLDYAAKVIPTNCVPHDYQSGSLDMAEAYIDLGQKDKAEKILKDLAAKSYQYVNWYLSFNDRLLATSNQDCLYHLYILDEINKALKAKQSPLLQEYSRRFETLYSAYSMRTGGAR is encoded by the coding sequence ATGAAACAGTACAAGTTAGTGAACAACCTGATGGGTTGGCTATCATTTGTTATTGCTGCCGTTGTCTATTGCCTGACAATAGAGCCCACTGCCAGTTTCTGGGATTGCGGCGAGTTTATTACATCGAGTTATAAGTTGGAAGTGGGACACCCTCCCGGTGCGCCTTTTTTCATGCTGACAGCTAACTTCTTTACTCAGTTTGTGAAAGATCCTGCGATGGTTGCTCGTATGGTTAATACGATGTCAGCTCTGATGAGTGCTGCTTGTATCATGTTTCTTTTCTGGACTATCACACATTTGACTAGAAAACTGATTTTAAAGGAAGATGAAAAGCCCAGACTTAGCCAGTTGATTACCATTATGGGTAGCGGACTTGTTGGGGCTTTGGTGTATACCTTCTCTGATACATTCTGGTTCAGCGCTGTAGAAGGTGAAGTATATGCTTATTCATCACTGTTTACAGCTGTTGTATTCTGGTTGATTCTTAAATGGGAAGAAGTCGCTGATGAACCTCATTCAGATCGTTGGTTGGTATTAATTGCCTATCTTACCGGTTTGTCAATTGGAGTGCATTTGTTAAACCTGTTATGTATTCCTGCTATTGTACTGGTTTACTATTACAAGAAAAATCCTAACGCTAATGCCAAAGGATCTTTGCTGGCCCTATTAGGCTCAATGGTACTAGTAGGTCTTGTTCTGTATGGTATCGTACCAGGTTTTGTCAAAGTGGGCGGATGGTTTGAGCTTTTATTCGTAAATAACTTTGGTTTACCATTTAACTCAGGAGTGATTTTTTATATCATAGTTCTTGCTTCAGCTATTTTCTGGGGAGTTTATGAATCGTATGTGGAAAAGAATCCGACAAGAATGAAACTCTCATTCCTGGCTACTGTAGCCCTACTGGGTATTCCTTTCTATGGATACGGCAGCTCTAGTATTCTGATTGGCGTTATTGTGCTTGGAGCTCTTTCCTTTTATCTATTTAGTAAAGCTATTAAACAGAAATATCAGATTAGTGCCCGTACATTGAATACTTCACTGCTCTGCATCATGATGATTATGGTGGGATACTCTTCTTATGCTCTGATTGTAATCCGTTCAACTGCCAATACTCCAATGGATCAGAATTCACCTGAGGATATTTTCACTTTGGGAAGTTATCTGGGTAGAGAGCAGTATGGAACCCGTCCCTTATTCTATGGACAGGCTTATTCATCTAAGGTGAAACTTGAAACGAAAGATGGTTACTGTTCTCCTGTTATTGAAGAGGGCGCACCTGTCTATTCGAGAAAAGATAAAAATTCTCCGAATGAAAAAGATCAATATATCATCACAGGCAGACAGCAGGACTATGTGTATGCTCAGAAAATGCTTTTCCCACGTATGTACAGTAGTGCACACGAGTCAATGTATAAGAACTGGGAAAAAATAGAAGGATATGACGTTCCTTATGACCAATGTGGTGAGATGGTTATGGTGAATATGCCCACACAATGGGAAAACATAAAGTTCTTCTTCTCATATCAAATGAACTTTATGTATTGGCGCTATTTTATGTGGAACTTTGCAGGAAGACAAAACGATATCCAAGGTTCGGGTGAAATTGAACACGGTAACTGGATTACCGGTATTAAATTTATAGATAATGCATTAGTTGGCGATCAGTCTAAGCTACCTGATGAACTGGCAAATAACAAAGGTCATAATATATATTACTGCCTGCCTTTACTGCTAGGAATCATTGGTATTTTGTTCCAGGCTTATCGCGGTCAAAAAGGCATTCAGGGATTCTGGGTAGTCTTCTTCCTTTTCTTTATGACTGGTATTGCCATTGTAATCTACCTGAACCAAACTCCGAGTCAGCCTCGTGAACGAGACTATGCATACGCAGGATCGTTCTATGCATTTGCAATCTGGATAGGTATGGGGGTTGCCGGCTTAATTAAAATGCTTAGCAAAAAACTTGGTGAGCTTCCTTCAGCTATCATTGCTTCAGTGGCTTGCTTACTGGTGCCTATTCAGATGGCTGGACAAACTTGGGACGATCACGATCGTTCAGGTCGTTATGCTTGTCGTGACATTGGCCAGAACTATCTGATGTCTTGTCAGGAAAAGAATAATCCGATTATTTTCACTAACGGAGACAACGATACTTTCCCATTGTGGTACAATCAGGAGACTGAAGGATTCAGGACCGATGTTCGTGTTTGTAATCTTAGCTATCTGCAAACAGATTGGTATATTGATCAAATGAAACGCCCGGCTTATAATTCGCCTTCTGTTCCCATTACTTGGACTCGTCCGGAGTATGTATCAGGTGCTAACGAATACATCCAGATTCGTCCGGAAGTAAAAGAAACCATTCTTTCTCTCTATAAGAGCAATCCTGTGGAAGCTAAAAAGAATTTCGGCGAAAATCCGTTCGAATTAAAAAATATTCTGAAGTATTGGGTGCGTTCTGATAAAGAAGATCTTAAGATTATTCCGACTGACAGTATTGTAATTAAACTGGATAAGGAAGCCATAAAACGGTCGGGCATGATGATTCCTGACTCTTTGAATGGAGAAATTCCCGATTATATGACACTTTCCTTAAAAGGTAAACGGGGGATAAGTAAATCTGAGCTGATGATGCTTGAGATGATTGATAAATGCAACTGGTCACGTCCTGTTTATATGGCTATCTCCGTCGGTTCTGAGAACCACCTTTGCTTTGCTAACAACTTCTGTCAGGAAGGGTTGGTTTATCGTATCACGCCATTTAACACAACTAAACTAGGGGCACGAATTGACAGTGAAAAGATGTACGATAATATAATGCATAAATTCAAATGGGGAGGAATGGATAATCCAAAGGTTTACCTTGATGAGAACCATATGAGAATGTGTTATTCACACCGTCGTCTTTTTGCTCAGACAGCTACACAATTGCTCAAAGAAGGTAAAAAAGATAAAGCATTAAAGATGCTCGATTATGCAGCCAAAGTGATTCCTACGAACTGCGTTCCTCATGATTACCAAAGCGGTTCGCTTGATATGGCTGAAGCCTACATAGATCTTGGTCAGAAAGATAAAGCTGAAAAAATTCTGAAAGATCTGGCCGCTAAATCTTATCAGTATGTGAACTGGTATCTCAGCTTCAACGACAGATTGCTGGCAACAAGCAACCAGGATTGCCTTTATCATTTATACATTCTGGATGAAATTAATAAAGCGCTTAAAGCCAAACAATCTCCTTTGCTTCAAGAGTATTCGAGAAGGTTTGAAACATTATATTCCGCTTATTCCATGAGAACAGGTGGTGCCCGATAA
- a CDS encoding metal ABC transporter ATP-binding protein → MNKVIEIENLSAGYDHKKVLRDVCLTVYENDFLGIIGPNGGGKTTLIKVILGLLKPLEGEIHFFREGKPVEEIMMGYLPQYNAIDKKFPISVYDVILSGLSRKKSMFKPFSSEHHDRVGEIIKRMGLQGKEKKAIGQLSGGQIQRALLGRAIVSNPEVVILDEPNTYIDQRFESRLYEILSEINKERAIILVSHDIGTVVSNVKTIACVNETLDYHPGAEVTAEWLEEKFECPIELLGHGELPHRIIKKHQHV, encoded by the coding sequence ATGAATAAAGTTATTGAAATAGAAAACTTATCAGCAGGCTATGATCACAAAAAAGTACTGCGTGATGTCTGTCTAACCGTATATGAGAACGATTTTCTGGGTATTATTGGTCCAAACGGGGGTGGAAAGACCACACTGATTAAGGTGATTCTGGGTTTACTAAAGCCTCTTGAAGGCGAAATTCATTTTTTTCGGGAAGGTAAGCCTGTTGAAGAGATAATGATGGGATATCTTCCACAATATAATGCAATTGATAAGAAGTTTCCTATATCAGTCTACGATGTTATTCTTTCTGGTTTAAGCAGAAAGAAATCGATGTTCAAGCCCTTTTCTTCTGAACACCATGATCGGGTAGGAGAGATTATTAAAAGAATGGGTTTGCAGGGAAAAGAAAAGAAAGCCATCGGGCAGCTTTCTGGTGGACAGATTCAGCGTGCATTACTGGGACGTGCCATAGTTTCAAATCCTGAAGTAGTAATTCTTGATGAGCCCAATACCTATATTGATCAACGTTTTGAAAGCAGGCTTTATGAAATATTGTCTGAAATAAATAAAGAACGAGCTATCATTCTGGTTTCGCATGATATTGGTACTGTGGTAAGCAATGTAAAAACTATTGCATGTGTGAATGAAACACTTGATTATCATCCGGGAGCAGAAGTCACAGCTGAGTGGTTGGAAGAGAAATTTGAGTGTCCCATTGAATTGCTTGGGCATGGAGAACTTCCTCACCGTATTATTAAAAAACATCAGCACGTATAG
- a CDS encoding DUF4810 domain-containing protein yields the protein MKIKLICAACSVVLLCACTATNSLYSWNNYENSSYNYFKKQTPESTQALLKTYAKIIEQQDRGTRKVVPPGTYAEYGFLLVQNGKNEEGLAMLKKEIETYPESKVFIDRIIKMVEK from the coding sequence ATGAAAATAAAACTTATTTGTGCAGCTTGCAGTGTCGTTTTATTATGTGCTTGCACAGCAACTAATTCACTTTATTCCTGGAATAACTATGAGAACTCTTCTTATAACTATTTTAAGAAACAGACTCCTGAAAGTACACAGGCCTTATTAAAAACATATGCTAAAATAATAGAACAGCAAGACAGAGGCACTCGTAAAGTGGTTCCTCCAGGCACATATGCAGAATATGGGTTCCTGCTGGTTCAAAACGGGAAAAATGAAGAGGGATTGGCTATGCTGAAAAAAGAGATAGAAACATACCCTGAATCGAAGGTATTTATTGATAGAATCATTAAAATGGTAGAAAAATGA
- a CDS encoding GNA1162 family protein, which translates to MKRIIYFTLCLLLLASCGETKKFTRSENYPKMYEEKPTCILIMPPINKTVNVEAKEYFYTSLAMPLCEKGYYTISPFLAMEMFKSESAYDSEMFIEGSLSKFREVFGADAALFTIINRWEKSTLGNTITVDIEYFLKSTTNNEILFNRKGTLTVDLSINSGSGGLLGALVDMAASAIATASTDKVVAARRCNTFSLFDLPDGKYRNTFGTDQNTPASGKEFKATVKK; encoded by the coding sequence ATGAAAAGAATAATATATTTCACCTTATGCCTTCTCCTGCTTGCTTCATGTGGAGAAACGAAGAAATTTACACGCAGCGAGAATTATCCTAAAATGTATGAAGAAAAACCAACGTGTATTCTCATAATGCCTCCAATAAATAAAACTGTCAATGTGGAAGCCAAAGAATACTTTTACACCTCGCTGGCAATGCCACTATGTGAAAAGGGATATTACACAATCTCTCCTTTCCTAGCGATGGAGATGTTTAAAAGCGAAAGTGCTTACGATTCCGAAATGTTCATTGAAGGAAGTTTAAGCAAATTTCGTGAGGTATTCGGAGCTGATGCTGCCCTCTTCACAATTATCAATCGATGGGAAAAATCCACATTAGGAAACACCATTACAGTAGATATTGAATATTTCCTGAAATCAACAACTAACAATGAAATCCTCTTCAACAGGAAAGGAACACTGACGGTGGATCTAAGCATTAACTCAGGAAGCGGAGGTCTTTTAGGAGCTTTAGTGGACATGGCAGCTTCCGCTATAGCAACGGCATCAACCGACAAAGTGGTTGCAGCAAGAAGATGCAACACTTTTTCACTCTTTGATTTACCTGACGGCAAATATAGAAACACCTTCGGTACAGATCAAAATACACCGGCAAGTGGAAAGGAGTTTAAAGCCACTGTAAAAAAATAA